The Pseudomonadota bacterium DNA window TAGTTATGATGCCTGTTTACTTATCATTTTTATCGTTAGCTTATAAGTATTTCTTTGAGAAAGAAAAAAACTAATAATTCCAACTGCCATCCATGTGGCATCTCAGCCCAAAAAACGGTGACCCGTTTTTGACGTACTTCGAACTGAATATTGCAAGGATATTTTGTTTATGTTTAGCAGTGTTCCAGCGCAAATAAGCCGTAAAATATAGGATTTAGCCGTTAGTTCAAAAGTCGGTCGCCAGTTTGAATCCTTGTTTAGGATGGGTAATGTGTTGAGCGTTCGTGTAGCGTAGGTGGGCTGAAAGAAAGCGGCATTGCCGCAGGCACATTGCACGCATTTGAGATGCAAATCAAAGCCGCAGAAAATATGAAACGTCAGCAAAGTTGGGACTCTCTTTCTAAAAAGCAACAGGCATTTATCAATAAAACGCTGCTTACAAAAAATGATGTTTTAATCATTGATGAGGCAGGCATGGTCGGCACAAAGCAACTGGCAGCCATCATGGAGCGTGCTAATAAAGCAGGTGCAAAAATTATTCTGTGCGGCGATCATCAGCAGCTACAATCCATTGAGGCGGGAGCGGCTTTCCGTAATGTGATTGAACGCAGCGACTACGCTGAAATTTTGGAGGTACGCCGCCAGAAAACCGATTGGATGTGCAAGGCAACGGTGCAATTTGCCAAGGGTGATACAGCAGGTGCATTGCGTCAATATCAAGAGCAAGAAGCCTTGCATTATCTTAAGAACAAAGATACCGCCATCGCTAAATTAGTAGATGATTATATGCAGGGCGTATCAAAGCACCCCGATCATCACGCATGGTTTTAGCTTTCACCAGAAAAGATGTGAACGCCCTCAACAAGGCAATTAAGGCGGAGATGGTAAAGGTCGGCAAAGTATCAAAGAAAACTACCAATCTGACCATTACCACACAACAAGATGAACAGGAAATTCAAGGCTTTGCAAAGGGTGACCGCATCATGTTTTGTGAAAACAACACAAAAATGGGCGTGATGAACGGCACGCTTGCCACCATCACCAAAATCAACGCACATATCATAGATGTCCGTTTGGATAACGGGCAGGATTTGCGTTTTGATGCAAAAGAATACAAGAAATTCCAACCGGGCTATGCCGCCACCGTCCATAAATCACAAGGCGTAACGGTCGATAAAGCCTATGTTCTTGCCACAAAACATTTTGACCGCCACACCACCTATGTGGCGATGACCCGCCATAAACACAGTGTTCACCTTTATGCAGGGCAAGATGATTTTCGCAGTAAAACAAGCTTAATAAATTCTTTAAGCAAGGAAGGTCAAAAAAACAGCACGCTGGACTTTGCAAAGCACCACTTGGCAAAAAAGCTTTCGGCATACGTAAAGAACAGTTGCTACAACGTAAAAACGCCTTAACAAATCACCACCGTCAACAAAGAGAAGATTTACTCAAACAACAAAAACAACGCCGCATCGCCAATCAACAACAAAACCACCACCGCCTGCCCTCAGGCTTACGCACCATCTGGTCACGCATCACAGGGCAAAACGATAAA harbors:
- a CDS encoding AAA family ATPase, whose translation is MAAGTLHAFEMQIKAAENMKRQQSWDSLSKKQQAFINKTLLTKNDVLIIDEAGMVGTKQLAAIMERANKAGAKIILCGDHQQLQSIEAGAAFRNVIERSDYAEILEVRRQKTDWMCKATVQFAKGDTAGALRQYQEQEALHYLKNKDTAIAKLVDDYMQGVSKHPDHHAWF